One region of Triticum aestivum cultivar Chinese Spring chromosome 6B, IWGSC CS RefSeq v2.1, whole genome shotgun sequence genomic DNA includes:
- the LOC123136845 gene encoding cyclase-like protein 1 encodes MAGAPALTLLLLVLLPARQAGYAGAEADACGPAAGGAAGRRHGPGLEEYGGGRIVDITHAYRPGMPPDATAGPLVRLKESMENGSDYNLSELRMHCHMGTHVDAPGHMNKAHFAAGLDVDTLDLGVLDGPALLVDVPRHTNITAEAMESLNIPKGVRRVLFRTLNTDRGLMWKQGGDMSFVGFTEDGAQWLVDNTDIKLVGIDYISVASFDHLITAHVAFFKNADIIPVEALKLDNINTGLYMLHCLPLRLVGSEGSPIRCILIK; translated from the exons ATGGCGGGCGCGCCGGCTCTCACCCTCCTCCTGCTGGTCCTCCTCCCGGCACGCCAGGCGGGCTATGCGGGCGCGGAGGCCGACGCCTGCGGGCCGGCGGCCGGAGGCGCGGCAGGCCGGCGCCATGGCCcggggctggaggagtacggcggcGGGCGCATCGTGGACATCACGCACGCGTACCGGCCGGGCATGCCGCCCGACGCGACGGCGGGCCCGCTGGTGCGGCTCAAGGAGTCGATGGAGAACGGGTCGGACTACAACTTGTCGGAGCTCCGGATGCACTGCCACATGGGCACCCACGTCGACGCGCCGGGGCACATGAACAAGGCTCACTTCGCCGCCGGTCTCGACGTCGACACGCTCGACCTAGGAGTCCTCGACG GTCCTGCCTTACTGGTCGATGTTCCAAGACACACAAATATAACAG CTGAAGCAATGGAATCCCTAAATATACCAAAAGGTGTTCGTCGAGTTCTCTTCAGGACATTGAACACAGACAG GGGGCTCATGTGGAAGCAAGGAGGTGATATGAGTTTTGTTGGATTTACGGAGGATGGTGCACAGTGGTTAGTTGACAACACCGACATCAAACTTGTTG GGATTGACTATATATCAGTTGCTTCATTTGACCACTTGATCACTGCCCATGTGGCCTTCTTCAAAAATGCG GATATCATCCCAGTCGAAGCCCTGAAACTAGACAACATCAACACTGGACTATACATGCTGCACTGCTTACCTCTAAGACTGGTTGGCTCCGAGGGTTCACCAATCAGGTGCATTCTTATCAAGTGA
- the LOC123136844 gene encoding cyclase-like protein 1, giving the protein MAAAALTLLLLVLLPARHALATTAGDAHPGYAGAEADTCGAAIGGSPPSAGGAAGRRHGPALEEYGGGRIVDITHAYRPSMPAFAPGATVGPLVRLKASMEDGSEYNLSELRMECHMGTHVDAPGHMNQAHFAAGLDVDTLDLDVLNGPALLVDVPRHTNITAESMKSLNIPKSVRRVLFRTLNTDRGLMWKAAGDMSYVGFTEDGARWLVDNTDIKLVGIDYISVAAFDHLISAHVAFFKNADIILVEALKLDNVNTGLYMLHCLPLRLVGSEGSPIRCILIK; this is encoded by the exons ATGGCCGCGGCGGCTCTCACCCTCCTCCTGCTGGTCCTCCTCCCGGCGCGCCATGCTCTCGCCACGACGGCCGGCGACGCGCACCCGGGCTACGCGGGCGCGGAGGCCGACACCTGCGGGGCGGCGATCGGCGGCTCTCCCCCCTCTGCAGGAGGCGCGGCAGGCCGGCGCCACGGCCCGGCGCTGGAGGAGTACGGGGGCGGGCGCATCGTGGACATCACGCACGCGTACCGCCCCAGCATGCCGGCGTTCGCGCCCGGCGCGACGGTCGGCCCCCTCGTGCGGCTCAAGGCGTCGATGGAGGACGGGTCGGAGTACAACCTGTCGGAGCTCCGGATGGAGTGCCACATGGGCACCCACGTCGACGCGCCGGGCCACATGAACCAggcccacttcgccgccggcctCGACGTCGACACGCTCGACCTCGATGTCCTTAACG GTCCTGCCTTACTGGTCGATGTTCCAAGACACACAAATATAACAG CTGAATCCATGAAATCCCTAAATATACCGAAAAGTGTTCGTCGTGTTCTCTTCAGGACATTGAACACAGACAG GGGGCTCATGTGGAAGGCAGCTGGTGATATGAGTTATGTTGGATTTACAGAGGATGGTGCCCGGTGGTTAGTTGACAACACAGACATCAAGCTGGTTG GGATTGACTATATATCAGTTGCTGCGTTTGATCACTTGATCTCTGCCCATGTGGCCTTCTTCAAAAATGCG GATATCATCCTAGTCGAAGCCTTGAAACTAGACAACGTGAACACTGGACTATACATGCTGCACTGCTTACCTCTGAGACTGGTTGGCTCTGAGGGCTCACCAATTAGGTGCATTCTTATCAAGTGA
- the LOC123136842 gene encoding probable glycosyltransferase At5g03795 gives MAGRLAGAGASSPLPRALLLLAVVALFSISFLSLRSLRPAAPPSLPLDEPRRLPLSSPPPASLPSVYHSPEAFAAGYAEMERSFKVYIYPDGDPKTFYQTPRKLTGKYASEGYFFQNIRESRFRTEDPDKADLFFVPISPHKMRGKGTSYENMTMIVKDYVEGLISKYPYWNRTLGADHFFVACHDVGVRAFEGLPFMVKNSIRAVCSPSYNVDFIPHKDVALPQVLQPFALPEGGNDIENRTNLGFWAGHRNSKIRVILARVWENDTELAISNNRINRAIGELVYQKQFYRTKFCICPGGSQVNSARISDSIHYGCVPVILSDYYDLPFNDVLDWRKFAVVLKERDVYELKSILKSISQQEFVALHKSLVQVQKHFVWHSPPVPYDAFHMVMYELWLRHHVIKY, from the exons AtggccggccgcctcgccggcgccggcgcttcCTCGCCCCTCccccgcgcgctcctcctcctcgccgtggTAGCTCTCTTCTCTATATCCTTCCTCTCCCTCCGCTCGCTCCGCCCCgccgcgcccccctccctccccctagATGAACCCCGCCGCCTCCCGCTCTCCTCTCCTCCGCCGGCGTCGCTCCCGTCGGTCTACCACTCTCCCGAGGCGTTCGCGGCGGGGTACGCGGAGATGGAGCGGAGCTTCAAGGTCTACATCTACCCGGACGGCGACCCCAAGACCTTCTACCAGACGCCCCGGAAGCTCACGGGCAAGTACGCCAGCGAGGGATACTTCTTCCAGAACATTCGGGAGAGCCGCTTTCGCACCGAAGACCCCGACAAGGCCGACCTCTTCTTCGTCCCCATCTCGCCCCACAAGATGCGCGGCAAG GGTACTTCATATGAAAATATGACAATGATAGTTAAGGATTATGTTGAAGGCTTGATAAGCAAGTACCCTTATTGGAACCGCACACTAGGAGCGGACCACTTCTTTGTCGCATGCCATGATGTAGGCGTGAGGGCGTTCGAAGGACTTCCGTTCATGGTGAAGAACTCTATTAGAGCTGTCTGCTCGCCAAGCTATAATGTTGACTTTATACCTCATAAGGATGTTGCTCTGCCTCAAGTATTACAGCCATTTGCTCTACCTGAAGGAGGGAATGACATTGAAAACAG GACAAATCTTGGATTTTGGGCTGGTCATCGCAACTCGAAAATACGAGTTATTTTGGCACGAGTCTGGGAGAATGATACAGAGCTTGCTATTAGCAATAATCGGATTAATAGAGCTATTGGAGAGCTAGTTTATCAGAAGCAGTTCTACCGTACTAAGTTCTGTATCTGCCCTGGTGGCTCTCAAGTTAATAGTGCTCGTATATCTGATTCAATACACTATGGCTGTGTCCCTG TTATTTTGTCGGACTACTATGATTTGCCTTTCAATGATGTTCTTGACTGGAGAAAGTTCGCGGTTGTACTTAAGGAGCGCGACGTATATGAACTAAAGAGTATCCTGAAATCTATATCACAGCAAGAATTTGTTGCATTGCACAAATCTTTAGTTCAG GTTCAGAAACACTTTGTATGGCACTCACCTCCTGTTCCTTATGATGCATTCCACATGGTTATGTATGAGCTGTGGCTGCGGCATCATGTGATCAAGTACTAA